A part of Blastopirellula marina genomic DNA contains:
- a CDS encoding O-antigen ligase family protein: MAAKNKREKKSPQPEPSILDNLIGGGIALLAVTTPLVSSEGSPERGAELWLAVAWCFLLLLWGVRALGQPKLEIRWSWIESCFAAFLVWLALATWMVSGDVNLRAAFNGFWDHAQLLIAYFLIRQWIVTDHQRHALLTSMIGVAVLITAYSFYQYLEILPANQAAYRADPEKILMENGIDTAEDSPVRILFENRLNSTEPTGTFTLTNSLAAFLVPWFLLSVGWLKDSFSKPIDWKSVGGLGLAIVFIGLCLVLTKSRTSWLAGLFGLGLIAFYGSAIGKRVSWVIPVATIGAGLVLFMLAFVTGILDVEVLSEAPTSVIYRLQYWQGAAEIIANHPLFGCGLANFQGYYPEYMLPMASETVADPHNFVFEIWSMAGTPAIALFLAALVLWTRKIGFAGNQDGTEETASSNSSSEEPSDRPIWFGALAAPFVAPFLQMIMQEVMLDFTPLLVGMLPALIVVAALSRVPLKRDLRLWLVIAVAAMVINLTAAGGISFPSVAGSFYLLLAVALPTRPDVVWEDAKPKSAGLLIGLSGLFVVAYWGIQPVANRRTDMAYAMDAARRGDWRNMEQYAQAATIADPWSKDGPAMLANVYYQSWMNNADAPPAARQQLLEKFENALDEEFSRAGHSFPLHLSVGDWFLDMYRQSGNPEFLLEAIDHYRETVRLYPNRAIHHAQLAWALHLANMPEESTAEAQEALRLDKLNPHAERMLENLKIHDAPLGPKADGELPIVDPELSAKQTMEQLRTITN; encoded by the coding sequence ATGGCCGCTAAGAATAAACGCGAAAAGAAGTCCCCTCAGCCCGAACCGTCGATCTTGGACAATCTGATCGGCGGCGGGATCGCGTTGTTGGCGGTTACGACACCCCTAGTTTCCAGCGAAGGTTCACCCGAAAGGGGCGCGGAGTTGTGGCTGGCTGTGGCGTGGTGTTTTCTGCTTCTGCTCTGGGGCGTGCGTGCCCTGGGACAGCCGAAGTTAGAAATCCGGTGGTCATGGATTGAAAGCTGTTTTGCTGCCTTTCTGGTCTGGTTGGCGCTCGCTACTTGGATGGTTTCCGGAGACGTCAACTTGCGAGCCGCATTCAATGGATTCTGGGACCACGCCCAACTTCTGATCGCTTATTTCCTGATCCGGCAATGGATCGTTACTGACCATCAGCGTCACGCGTTGTTGACTTCGATGATCGGAGTTGCCGTACTGATAACGGCTTATTCGTTCTATCAGTACTTAGAGATTCTTCCCGCGAATCAAGCCGCGTATCGTGCCGATCCAGAGAAGATTCTGATGGAAAACGGAATCGACACAGCGGAAGACAGTCCGGTGCGAATCCTGTTTGAGAATCGCTTAAATAGCACTGAGCCAACCGGGACGTTTACCTTAACAAATTCCCTCGCAGCTTTTTTGGTACCGTGGTTCTTGCTTTCGGTCGGCTGGCTGAAAGATTCGTTTTCCAAACCGATCGATTGGAAAAGCGTTGGTGGCTTAGGATTGGCGATCGTATTCATCGGGCTGTGCCTCGTGCTCACCAAAAGCCGGACATCGTGGTTAGCTGGACTGTTTGGTTTAGGGCTGATTGCCTTCTACGGTTCGGCGATCGGAAAGCGAGTCTCATGGGTGATTCCTGTCGCAACGATCGGTGCCGGCTTGGTCCTGTTCATGTTGGCGTTTGTTACCGGAATTCTTGATGTCGAAGTCTTAAGCGAAGCCCCGACATCGGTGATTTACCGACTGCAGTATTGGCAAGGTGCCGCCGAAATCATTGCGAACCACCCGCTGTTCGGCTGCGGACTGGCAAACTTTCAGGGCTATTACCCGGAATACATGTTGCCGATGGCCAGTGAAACGGTCGCCGATCCGCATAACTTTGTCTTCGAAATTTGGTCGATGGCAGGCACGCCGGCAATTGCGTTATTTCTCGCAGCATTGGTATTGTGGACGCGGAAGATTGGTTTCGCCGGCAATCAGGACGGCACGGAAGAAACTGCGAGTTCAAATTCAAGCAGCGAAGAACCTTCGGATCGACCGATCTGGTTCGGCGCGTTGGCCGCACCATTTGTGGCTCCTTTCCTGCAGATGATTATGCAGGAAGTCATGCTCGACTTTACGCCTCTGCTCGTCGGCATGCTCCCAGCATTAATCGTCGTGGCGGCGCTGTCCCGCGTTCCGTTGAAGCGCGATCTGCGGTTGTGGTTGGTGATTGCTGTCGCGGCGATGGTCATCAATTTGACGGCCGCGGGAGGAATTAGCTTCCCAAGTGTCGCTGGGTCGTTTTACTTGCTGCTGGCGGTGGCTTTACCAACCCGACCAGACGTGGTTTGGGAAGACGCGAAACCAAAATCCGCTGGGCTGCTAATTGGCTTGTCGGGGTTGTTTGTGGTGGCCTACTGGGGAATTCAACCCGTCGCCAATCGCCGCACCGATATGGCGTATGCAATGGATGCTGCCCGACGGGGCGACTGGCGAAATATGGAGCAGTATGCCCAAGCCGCCACGATCGCCGATCCGTGGAGCAAAGATGGCCCAGCGATGCTGGCCAATGTCTATTATCAAAGTTGGATGAATAACGCAGACGCCCCGCCAGCGGCACGCCAACAACTGCTTGAAAAGTTCGAGAATGCGTTGGATGAAGAATTCAGCCGGGCAGGGCATTCGTTCCCGCTGCATCTTTCGGTTGGCGACTGGTTCCTCGATATGTATCGACAATCTGGAAATCCAGAATTTCTGCTCGAAGCGATCGATCATTACCGCGAGACCGTGCGGTTGTACCCCAATCGAGCTATTCACCACGCCCAGCTGGCCTGGGCCCTGCATTTAGCGAACATGCCGGAAGAAAGTACCGCCGAGGCACAGGAAGCATTGCGTCTCGATAAGCTCAACCCTCACGCTGAGCGTATGTTAGAGAATCTGAAGATTCATGACGCACCTCTTGGTCCCAAAGCTGACGGCGAGTTGCCGATCGTTGATCCTGAACTTTCCGCCAAACAAACCATGGAACAATTGCGTACAATAACCAACTGA